In a single window of the Nerophis ophidion isolate RoL-2023_Sa unplaced genomic scaffold, RoL_Noph_v1.0 HiC_scaffold_37, whole genome shotgun sequence genome:
- the LOC133546692 gene encoding gastrula zinc finger protein XlCGF8.2DB-like: MRTEEPQPFHIKKEEEYLLTPIFKEEEEDPQTPHFKKEAVDPLTPHIQEEEEEHSISQQGEHLEGLEEVDVTKMPVTGVPVKSEDDEVKGESEERGGGEPPSSSSTQHMTTEADGDHCGGSQADKLLAPLSDSEDTTSHSPDTDDEDSKDDKTCHTDNTHFTSSHCHKTFKSPSKLKRHMRTHTGEKPFSCSICGKDFTQRYDLKRHMRTHTGEKPFSCSICGNDFTHRQHLNTHKRIHTGEKPFTCSECCKRFARKAELKRHMRIHTGEKPFICSVCGKGFSQKGHLVNHTKTHTGEKPFSCSICGKGFTQRHLFKAHIRRHTGEKPFSCSMCGKAFTQSDHFKAHMRIHTGEKTFLCSICGKDFTRRDHFKAHMRIHNE, encoded by the coding sequence atgcgaacggaggagccacagcccttccacattaagaaggaagaggaatacctacTGACCCCcatttttaaagaggaagaggaggacccacagacaccccattttaaaaaggaagcggtggatccactgacccctcacattcaagaggaagaggaagaacacagcatcagtcagcagggagagcatcttgaaggactggaggaggttgatgtcaccaagatgccagtgactggtgtccctgtgaagagtgaagatgatgaggtgaaaggtgaaagtgaggagaggggagggggggagcctccaagcagcagctcaacacaacacatgacaacagaagctgatggagaccactgtggaggatcacaagcagacaagctcttagctccactatcagatagtgaggacacaacgtcacactctcctgacactgatgatgaagactctaaagatgataagacatgtcacactgacaacactcacttcacatcttctcactgtcacaaaacttttaaatctcCTAGTaagttgaaaagacacatgagaacacacactggagaaaaacctttttcatgttcaatctgcggtaaagattttactcagaggtacgatttgaaaagacacatgagaacacacactggagaaaaacctttttcatgttcaatctgcggtaacgaTTTTACTCATAGgcaacatttgaacacacacaagagaatacacactggagaaaaaccctttacTTGCTCAGAATGCTGTAAAAGATTTGCGCGAAAAGCAGAGttaaaaagacacatgagaatacacactggagaaaaaccattcatATGCTCAGTTTGTGGCAAAGGATTCTCCCAGAAGGGACATTTGGTAaaccacacaaaaacacacactggagaaaaacctttttcatgttcaatctgtggtaaaggattTACTCAAAGGCACCTTTTCAAAGCACACATTAgaagacacacaggagaaaaacctttttcatgttcaatgtgTGGTAAAGCTTTTACTCAAAGtgaccatttcaaagcacacatgagaatacacactggagaaaaaacatttttatgttcaatctgcggtaaagattttacccgAAGGGACCATTTCAAAGCACATATGAGAATACACAATGAATAA